In the Bacillus sp. HSf4 genome, GAACAGACGGCAAGGTCGAGCTCTCCTTGAATAAGCCGTTCCGCCAAGACTTGCGAGTTTGCAATATCGACGGAAACCCGTACTTTTGGATAATCTGTCAAAAAACCTCCCCAACATCTCCGGCAATTGGCAGCTCGCAATCGGTTCCACCGCTCCTAACCGAATATTCCCCGCTTCTCCAATCAGTAAATCCGCCATGTTGTTTTGAAGATGATCCATATCTTTGACAATGTGTCTGCTTTCTTCAAAAAAGAGCCTGCCGGCTTCAGTCAGCCGGAATGTTTTTCCCCGCTCAAGCAAACGTATGCCAAGATCTGCTTCAAGTTTTTTGATCTGCATCGTAACGGTGGACTGGGCGTAGTTCAATTCTTCGGCCGCCCGGTTAAAACTCCCGCAGGCCACGATTTTATGAAATGTTTTTAACGTTTTCAGATCCATCATGATCACTCTCGATTCAATAAAATTGAATTTATCATTCAGATGATTCAATTATACAAATCAAAGTCGCGAAAGTACAATAAAGTTATGAAGAAAGGAAGTGAATATATGCCGTTCGTCCATGTTTATTATCGAGAAGGTCTATTGAATAATGAGGAATTAAAAAAGGTGAGCAATAGTATTCATCATTCATTAATGGAGCATTTTAAAATTCCGGAAGATGATTATTTTCACATGTGTTTACCCTACCCATCTAATCAATTTTTTTTCGATCCGAATTATCTTTTAGAAGGGGAGAAAAAGAGATCAGATAAAATGATCCATGTTTCCATTACATGTGCGCCAGGAAGAACAATCAATCAGAAAAGGAATTTGTATCAATCCATCTCGGAAGCTTTTTATCATCATTTAAACATCTCTACAACTGATATTTTTATTACATTAAACGAGTCATTTGCTGAAAACTGGTCATTTGGTCAAGGAATAGCACAAATGGTGAATACGGAGGAGGAAAAAGATTAGTGAATGACCGCATCGAATCCAATATACCAAAGAAAATGAGAGATATTGCTCCCGATTTTGTTGATTACGGAGAAAACATATTGTTCGAAAAAGTATGGAGAGATCCTGCTTTAACATCAAAAGAAAGAAGTTTATGTACTCTATCTGCTCTGATTAGTATGGGCAATACTGAACAACTGCCATTTCATTTACAATTAGCTGAAAAGAATGGAATCAACGAAAAGGAAATGACTGCTTTGATTACACATATGGCCTTCTACGCTGGATGGCCTAAAGCGGCCGCAGCGCTAAATGTAATCATGAGTAAAAAATGACGATATGATCTCTTTTTAAAGCCATCTCACGCTAATAAAAGTAATCATATTGATAGAAAAAAGAGGTGCAGAACCTATGTTTAAAAATAAAGTGGTATTGGTAACCGGTGGTGCAACAGGAATCGGGAGTGCAACCTGTATAAAGCTGTCTTCTCTAGGAGCTAATGTGGTTGTAAACTATTCAAAGTCACTTCAAGAAGCACAGAATACGTACGATCAATTGTCAAATTCCGGGCTGTTGTATCAGGCAGATATTAGTGATGAGCGTCAAGTAAACGAAATGATTCTGACTTGTATTCAAAAGTTTGGAAAGTTAGATTACCTCGTTAACAATGTTGGGATTACGCATCAATTGGCGATGGATGATTTTGATGGAGCCACTGATGAAATCTGGGATAAACTTTGGAATGTAAATGTGAAAGGAACATTTTACTGTATTAAGGCAGCAGCGCCTTATTTAAAAAAAGGAGAAGATTCAGCAATTGTTAATGTTGGAAGTGTAGCAGGCATAACCGGGTTAGGTTCCTCCGTCCCATATGCAGTGACAAAATCAGCTGTTCATGGATTGACAAAATCGCTTGCGTTTTCACTAGCACCAGACATAAGAATTAATAGTATTGCTCCCGGTGCTGTTGATACAAGATGGTGGAAAGGAAATGAAGAAAAAATGAACGCCCTGGCTGGAAATATTCTATTGAAAAGAATTTCCACACCTGAGGACATTGCTGAAACCATTTGTTATACACTTCTTCAAAAGTCACTAACAGGACAAATCATAACGGTAGACAATGGTCAAACGATGTAGAAATCGATTTTCTTTTTATTGATAATTGAGGATTCAAATTCTCGGCAGTATCGCCGGGCAGACAGGCGCGGTTCTTCGCTTCCGTATGCTGTGTCTAAAGTGGCGCTCCACGGGCTGACGAAATCGTTGGCACATGCGCTCGCTCCGGAAATCAGAGTGTGCAGCGTGGCGCCCGGTGCGGTTGCGACAAGATGGCGGGAAGGCCGAGAAGAAAAAATGAAGCAGCTCAAGCCAACAACTCCCGCTCAGATAGCAGTGCCGGAAGATATCGGGCTGATCTGCGACATTTTGGAACAAGAAGCGCTCACAGGCCAGACAGACATCATCATTCTTTTTTTCTATTCCTATATGAGACGATTTACCTTATGATGAATCATATAGATGAGA is a window encoding:
- a CDS encoding tautomerase family protein; protein product: MPFVHVYYREGLLNNEELKKVSNSIHHSLMEHFKIPEDDYFHMCLPYPSNQFFFDPNYLLEGEKKRSDKMIHVSITCAPGRTINQKRNLYQSISEAFYHHLNISTTDIFITLNESFAENWSFGQGIAQMVNTEEEKD
- a CDS encoding carboxymuconolactone decarboxylase family protein — translated: MNDRIESNIPKKMRDIAPDFVDYGENILFEKVWRDPALTSKERSLCTLSALISMGNTEQLPFHLQLAEKNGINEKEMTALITHMAFYAGWPKAAAALNVIMSKK
- a CDS encoding SDR family oxidoreductase, whose protein sequence is MFKNKVVLVTGGATGIGSATCIKLSSLGANVVVNYSKSLQEAQNTYDQLSNSGLLYQADISDERQVNEMILTCIQKFGKLDYLVNNVGITHQLAMDDFDGATDEIWDKLWNVNVKGTFYCIKAAAPYLKKGEDSAIVNVGSVAGITGLGSSVPYAVTKSAVHGLTKSLAFSLAPDIRINSIAPGAVDTRWWKGNEEKMNALAGNILLKRISTPEDIAETICYTLLQKSLTGQIITVDNGQTM